A stretch of the Candidatus Polarisedimenticolia bacterium genome encodes the following:
- a CDS encoding ATP-binding protein, protein MREVARSEPTFRSRLLFASILFLLLLVADLFIFGHLAFSDLSHRVIDRALRTSLKALETRYPGPTLSDSEEDDAAAGPTEPCPPGDPQSPAQVRPCLTKPPQPSIAPQIFRSLSYRLQRVITDMDGQVLWVGYEAGEQRESAPSPGPAPLPPGHPGVAEEWQVGGRSQKVIAVRRANEPGAASIREAGVPSELIEKEIGELRRDLQTKLWIGAGIAILILGVAFGYVLRLLHRTRLLEAQAQMDDRLAFVGALAAGLAHEIRNPLNVLSMNLQMLEEELVERPSSGVAVDARVYLTALQGEIRRLSTLVNNFLSYARPHQPRFESKDLNAILRDLATFLRPEFENRKLTLQLDLSAYLPPVDLDEALIRQAMLNLLINATQVLKEGGTVTVTSRVGPQGEAIVTVEDDGPGIPPADRERIFEVFFSSRGGGTGLGLPIAARIMQAHGGSIAVESEIGKGARFILTLPRRHAEAATAAGRIAATEAS, encoded by the coding sequence CCTGAGCCACCGCGTGATCGACCGGGCCCTGAGGACGTCCCTCAAGGCCCTGGAGACGCGATACCCCGGACCGACGCTGTCCGACTCCGAGGAGGACGACGCCGCCGCCGGGCCGACGGAGCCCTGTCCGCCGGGGGATCCCCAGTCTCCGGCGCAGGTCCGTCCCTGCCTGACCAAGCCCCCGCAACCGAGCATCGCGCCGCAGATTTTCCGGTCGCTCAGCTACCGCCTGCAGAGGGTGATCACCGACATGGATGGGCAGGTCCTGTGGGTGGGGTACGAGGCCGGGGAGCAGAGAGAATCGGCCCCGTCGCCCGGCCCGGCGCCTCTTCCTCCGGGTCACCCGGGGGTGGCGGAGGAATGGCAGGTCGGCGGACGGTCCCAGAAGGTGATCGCCGTCCGGCGCGCCAACGAGCCGGGCGCCGCCTCGATTCGGGAGGCGGGCGTGCCGAGCGAGCTGATCGAGAAGGAGATTGGGGAGCTCCGCCGGGACCTGCAGACGAAGCTCTGGATTGGGGCGGGGATCGCGATCCTGATTCTGGGGGTCGCATTCGGGTACGTGCTGCGGCTGCTGCACCGGACGCGGCTGCTCGAAGCCCAGGCCCAGATGGATGATCGGCTGGCCTTCGTCGGGGCCCTGGCGGCCGGCCTGGCGCACGAGATCCGCAACCCTCTGAACGTGCTCAGCATGAATCTCCAGATGCTCGAGGAGGAGCTGGTGGAGCGCCCCTCCTCCGGGGTCGCGGTCGACGCCCGCGTCTACCTGACGGCCCTCCAGGGGGAAATCCGCCGCCTCAGCACGCTGGTCAACAACTTCCTGAGCTACGCGCGCCCCCACCAGCCGCGCTTCGAGAGCAAGGACCTGAACGCCATCCTGCGCGATCTGGCGACGTTCCTGCGCCCGGAGTTCGAGAACCGCAAGCTGACGCTGCAGCTGGATCTCTCGGCCTACCTGCCCCCGGTCGATCTCGACGAGGCCCTGATCCGGCAGGCGATGCTCAACCTCTTGATCAACGCCACCCAGGTCCTGAAGGAAGGGGGCACGGTGACGGTGACGAGCCGGGTGGGTCCGCAGGGGGAGGCGATCGTGACCGTCGAGGACGACGGTCCGGGCATCCCGCCGGCCGACCGGGAGCGGATCTTCGAGGTGTTCTTCTCCAGCCGGGGAGGCGGCACCGGCCTCGGCCTGCCGATCGCCGCCCGCATCATGCAGGCGCACGGCGGCTCGATCGCGGTGGAGAGCGAGATCGGCAAGGGGGCGCGCTTCATCCTCACGCTCCCGCGCCGGCACGCCGAGGCGGCGACGGCCGCGGGCCGGATCGCGGCGACGGAAGCGTCGTGA